One genomic window of Solanum dulcamara chromosome 12, daSolDulc1.2, whole genome shotgun sequence includes the following:
- the LOC129876793 gene encoding ribonuclease III domain-containing protein RNC1, chloroplastic, with the protein MAMELCSSFKPNSFDLSFSSSISHFSIKTHVKSSNLGPRFHVLAVAVDPKELPQNSPQRLLKELAERKKVVSPKRKVPPKRFILKPPLDDAKLAERFLNSPQLSLKSFPLLSSCLPCSRLNNADKTWIDEYLIEAKQSLGYPLESSESYGDDNPAKQFDTLLYLAFQHPKCERTNARHVRSGHSRLGFLGEYVLELGMCEFFLQRYPRESPGPMRERVYALIGKRYMPKWIKNASLQNLIFPYDDMDRLKRLDREPPVKSVFWALFGAIYLCFGMPEVYRVLFEVFGMDPEAEDCQPKLRRQLEDVDYVSVEFEGRKLSWQDVAAYKPPEDALFAHPRVFRACVPPGMHRFRGNVWDYTSRPQVIQTLGYPLAMNDRIPEITEARNIELGLGLQLSFLHPSKYKFEHPRFCFERLEYLGQKIQDLVMAERLLMKHLDAPGRWLQERHRRIVMNKFCGRYLREKNLHRFIIYSEEVQDAFEHNRRLRNPATTSVQQAIHGLSYAIYGKPDVRRLMFEVFDFEQIQPKAV; encoded by the exons ATGGCCATGGAATTATGTTCATCTTTCAAACCCAACTCATTTGATCTGTccttctcatcctcaatttcACACTTTTCTATAAAAACCCATGTAAAAAGTTCCAATCTTGGTccaagatttcatgttttagcAGTTGCAGTAGACCCAAAAGAGCTCCCTCAAAATAGTCCACAAAGACTCCTCAAAGAATTAGCTGAGCGTAAAAAAGTAGTATCTCCTAAGAGAAAAGTACCCCCAAAAAGATTCATACTAAAACCCCCTTTAGATGATGCTAAGCTTGCTGAAAGATTCCTCAATAGCCCACAATTGTCTTTAAAGTCATTTCCTCTTTTGAGTTCTTGTTTACCATGTTCAAGACTCAATAATGCTGATAAAACTTGGATTGATGAGTATTTGATTGAAGCTAAACAATCTTTAGGGTACCCTTTAGAGAGTTCTGAAAGTTATGGGGATGATAATCCAGCTAAACAATTTGATACTTTGTTGTATTTAGCATTTCAACATCCTAAGTGTGAGAGGACTAATGCAAGGCATGTAAGGTCAGGACATTCAAGATTGGGTTTTTTAGGGGAGTATGTTCTTGAATTGGGGATGTGCGAGTTTTTCTTGCAGaggtatcctagggagtctccTGGTCCAATGAGGGAAAGGGTGTATGCATTGATTGGGAAAAggtatatgcctaagtggattaAAAATGCCAGCTTGCAGAATTTGATTTTCCCATATGATGATATGGATAGGTTGAAAAGATTGGATAGGGAACCGCCGGTCAA ATCTGTGTTCTGGGCTTTGTTTGGAGCAATATACTTGTGTTTTGGAATGCCTGAAGTTTATCGGGTCCTATTTGAAGTGTTTGGAATGGATCCTGAGGCTGAAGATTGCCAGCCCAAATTGAGGAGACAGTTGGAAGATGTAGACTATGTCTCAGTAGAATTTGAAGGCAGAAAGCTTAGCTGGCAAGATGTTGCTGCCTATAAG CCTCCGGAGGATGCTCTTTTTGCGCACCCAAGGGTTTTTAGGGCGTGTGTTCCACCAGGCATGCATAGGTTCCGTGGTAATGTATGGGATTATACGAGCAGACCTCAAGTTATCCAGACACTGGGATACCCATTGGCAATGAATGATAGGATTCCAGAGATTACTGAAGCCAGAAACATTGAACTTGGACTTGGTTTACAG CTCTCTTTCTTGCACCCGTCAAAATACAAATTTGAGCATCCGAGGTTTTGCTTTGAGCGGCTAGAGTATCTTGGTCAAAAAATCCAG GATTTGGTAATGGCAGAAAGGTTACTTATGAAGCATCTCGATGCTCCTGGGAGATGGCTGCAGGAGAGACACCGGCGTATCGTGATGAACAAATTCTGCGGAAGATATTTGCGAGAAAAGAATCTCCATCGCTTTATCATATACAGTGAGGAGGTTCAGGATGCATTCGAGCACAATCGTAGGCTCAGGAATCCAGCTACAACTTCCGTTCAACAAGCTATTCATGGACTTTCTTATGCTATTTATGGAAAGCCAGATGTAAGACGCCTTATGTTTGAGGTTTTTGACTTTGAGCAGATCCAACCTAAGGCGGTTTGA
- the LOC129875544 gene encoding protein MIZU-KUSSEI 1-like, producing the protein MLRQYDQTCTLPRTSSSDSSNNLIIIASEYQSNSIIRHDSNNYSYNSLIPRKNRGVIKVNFNFLKVLLLKIISLHTMLPTCSTLLKYFPTTYLTHYNSCRKVTGTLFGHRRGHVSFAIQDNSTSSEPSLLIEFAMSTTTLVKDMSSPLVRIALECEKRPRGSRQVRLFREPSWNMYCNGRKYGHALSRACTHFDRHVLHTVRNVSVGAGVIPVVGDGRMGGESEGELMFFRAYFERVVGNRDSEAFYMTNLDGNGGPELSIFLIRT; encoded by the coding sequence ATGCTAAGACAATATGATCAAACATGTACCCTCCCAAGAACAAGCAGCAGCGATAGCTCCAACAACCTAATTATCATTGCATCAGAGTACCAAAGTAATTCTATCATTCGTCACGATTCGAATAATTACTCATATAACTCTCTTATTCCTCGGAAAAATCGCGGCGTAATCAAAGTAAACtttaattttctcaaagttcttcttctaaaaattatttccCTCCACACTATGCTTCCAACATGCAGTACGTTGCTTAAATATTTCCCTACCACATATCTTACACATTATAACTCATGCCGGAAAGTCACCGGGACTTTGTTCGGTCACCGGAGAGGCCACGTCAGCTTCGCCATTCAAGATAATTCCACGTCATCGGAACCGAGTCTCTTGATTGAATTTGCCATGTCAACAACTACTTTAGTCAAAGACATGTCATCACCCCTTGTCCGTATCGCGCTCGAATGCGAAAAAaggccacgtggcagcaggcAAGTGAGGCTCTTCCGTGAACCTAGTTGGAATATGTATTGTAATGGAAGGAAGTACGGGCACGCGCTATCGCGCGCGTGCACGCACTTTGACCGACACGTGCTGCATACGGTAAGGAACGTGTCGGTCGGGGCGGGAGTGATTCCGGTGGTGGGTGATGGACGGATGGGCGGTGAGTCGGAAGGTGAGCTAATGTTTTTTAGAGCTTATTTTGAACGAGTTGTAGGGAATCGTGACTCAGAAGCTTTTTATATGACGAATCTTGATGGAAATGGAGGACCTGAGCTTAGTATATTTCTTATTAGgacttga
- the LOC129877207 gene encoding protein MIZU-KUSSEI 1-like, protein MKQYEQTFPSTLPRTSSCNSSNKLIIPSNYLNSTNSSIIHHSFEDNFSYSNSFIHRKNRGGVKVNFNFLKSLLKIISFHTMLPSMWLNFPTHFTPNSCRKVTGTLFGHRRGHVSFAIQDNSTSSEPSLLIEFAISTSTLVKDMSSGLVRIALECEKMSRGSRQLRLLREPKWNMYCNGRKCGHALSRACTDSDRHVLRIVRNVSIGAGVIPVVGDGRKDGETDGELMYMRANFERVVGNRDSEAFYMMNLDGNGGPELSIFLIRT, encoded by the coding sequence atgAAACAATATGAACAGACATTTCCAAGTACCCTACCAAGAACAAGTAGCTGCAATAGCTCCAACAAGCTTATCATTCCATCAAATTACCTAAATTCAACCAATTCTTCAATCATTCATCACTCTTTTGAGGATAATTTCTCATATagtaattcttttattcatCGAAAAAATCGGGGCGGAGTCAAAGTCAACTTTAATTTTCTCAAGTctcttctaaaaattatttcctTCCATACTATGCTTCCAAGCATGTGGCTTAATTTCCCAACACATTTTACACCTAATTCATGTCGGAAAGTGACCGGAACTTTGTTCGGTCACCGGAGAGGCCACGTCAGCTTCGCCATTCAAGATAATTCCACGTCATCGGAACCGAGTCTTTTGATTGAATTCGCCATCTCAACATCTACTTTAGTCAAAGACATGTCATCGGGCCTTGTCCGAATCGCGTTGGAATGCGAGAAAATGTCACGTGGCAGCAGGCAATTGAGGCTCCTCCGAGAACCTAAGTGGAACATGTATTGTAACGGAAGGAAGTGTGGGCACGCGCTTTCTCGCGCGTGCACGGACTCTGATCGACACGTGTTGCGTATCGTGCGGAACGTGTCGATCGGGGCCGGGGTGATTCCAGTTGTGGGAGATGGACGGAAGGACGGCGAGACGGATGGTGAGTTGATGTATATGAGGGCTAATTTTGAACGAGTCGTAGGGAATCGTGATTCAGAAGCTTTTTATATGATGAATCTTGATGGAAATGGAGGACCCGAGCTTAGTATATTTCTTATTAGGACTTGA